The Calonectris borealis chromosome 13, bCalBor7.hap1.2, whole genome shotgun sequence genome contains a region encoding:
- the BRWD3 gene encoding bromodomain and WD repeat-containing protein 3 isoform X3 codes for MKMHKRILGHLSSVYCIAFDRSGRRIFTGSDDCLVKIWATDDGRLLSTLRGHSAEISDMAVNYENTLLAAGSCDKVVRVWCLRTCAPVAVLQGHSASITSIQFSPARKGTTRYLTSTGADGTICFWQWHANTMKFKDRPVKFAERSRPGVQISCSSFSSGGMFIATGSTDHVIRIYYLGSESPEKMAELESHTDKVVAVQFCNNGDSLRFVSGSRDGTARIWHYQQQDWKSVVLDMATKMTGNNVASGEDKVTKLKVTMVAWDRYDATVITAVNNFLLKVWNSSTGQLLHSLSGHDDEVFVLEAHPFDQRIVLSAGHDGNIFVWDIDKGTKIRNYFNMIEGQGHGAVFDCKFSPDGQHFACTDSHGHLLLFGFGCNKYYEKIPDQMFFHTDYRPLIRDANNYVLDEQTQQAPHLMPPPFLVDVDGNPHPTRFQRLVPGRENCKDEQLIPQLGYVANGDGEVVEQVIGQQTNDQDESILDGMIRELQREQDLRLINEGETLPNPPLNRSHSVNGALRSPGLDVTSPPNVGLRRSGQIEGVRQMHHNAPRSQMATERDLMAWSRRVVVNELPPGISKVQEECRAAKGEIEINLYTVEKKRKPSHTLQRNDYQPGSGRSLRRNQRKRQHAYQTRSTIEHSQQGASQNARAREESDSSSEEDETVGTSDASMDDPVAAWQSESSSSDSSSEYSDWTADAGINLQPPKRQTRQAARKICSSSEDENMKGTKGLEPKRRKLKQPRKKKPSGLLSMEGEPSEEWLAPQWILDTIPRRSPFVPQMGDEIIYFRQGHEAYVRAVRKAKIYSINMQKQPWNKMELREQEFVKTVGIKYEVGPPTLCCLKLAFLDPITGKMTGESFSIKYHDMPDVIDFLVLHQFYNEAKERNWQIGDRFRSIIDDAWWFGTVESQQPFQAEYPDSSFQCYCVHWDNNERERMSPWDMEPIPEGTAYPEEVGAGVPVTPDELTALLYKPQEGEWGAHSRDEECERVIRGIEQLLSLDISNPFAVPVDLSAYPMYCTVVAYPTDLTTIRRRLENRFYRRISALMWEVRYIEHNARTFNEPDSPIVKAAKIVTDVLLRFIGDQSCTDILEIYNKVKAEDLSSTDEEEEVAEVDVDSDAPGTSSGKRRVRRRIKRQPMKASPDAWKEQCKQLLNLIYEREDSEPFRQPVDLFSYPDYRDIVDTPMDFSTVKETLEAGNYTSPLEFYKDIRLIFCNSKAYTPNKKSRIYSMTLRLSALFENHMKNIISEYKSAMQCQKRKRPRYRKRLRSSSSSPSTSRASSPKGKQKQMKIQPKPNQNTSLPLTRTSSSVSSHVSDTAEEPLGSVTGEEMEGQPSSSGSNAQNRSGNTIDPGKSRPIRSKSTPVKQDHSPDGPLTNGDGREPRTGVKRKLISASEEDEHLEEAEEEEKKKRESKEKSGLSSSESGESGSSSSSESRSGSDSDSESTSRTDQDYIDGDHDYSKVVQSKKPKRKIKRKITGGKRNWQGRGTGRRGRWGRWGRWSRGGRGGRGGRGCGRGRGGGRGGRRGRGGRGASRGATRAKRARITDDEFENLFGGQFGENVFGGRFSRPPRIKTRNEGRRTVLYNDDSDNDNFVHTEDPLNLGTSRSGRVRKMTEKARVSHLMGWNY; via the exons TTCTCTCCAGCAAGGAAAGGAACAACACGATACCTCACTTCTACTGGTGCTGACGGAACAATCTGTTTCTGGCAGTGGCATGCTAACACCATGAAATTTAA GGATCGCCCTGTAAAATTTGCGGAGAGGTCCAGGCCTGGCGTTCAGATATCTTGTTCATCTTTCAGTTCCG GTGGCATGTTCATTGCAACAGGTAGTACTGACCACGTGATAAGAATTTATTATTTGGGCTCGGAATCTCCAGAGAAAATGGCTGAGTTAGAATCTCATACG GACAAAGTGGTTGCAGTCCAGTTCTGTAACAATGGTGACAG ctTAAGATTTGTCAGTGGAAGCAGAGATGGAACAGCAAGAATATGGCACTATCAGCAGCAAGATTGGAAGAGCGTAGTCCTGGATATGGCTACTAAAATGACAGG aaataatgTAGCATCTGGGGAGGACAAGGTGACTAAACTGAAGGTTACTATGGTGGCTTGGGATAGATACGATGCCACTGTCATCACTGCAGTCAACAACTTCCTTCTCAAAGTGTGGAACTCGTCCACAGGGCAGCTTCTTCATAGTTTATCT GGTCACGATGATGAAGTTTTTGTTCTGGAGGCCCATCCGTTTGACCAAAGGATTGTACTTTCGGCGGGTCatgatggaaatatttttgtttgggatatagacaaaggaacaaaaattcGCAATTACTTTAACATG ATTGAGGGCCAAGGCCATGGAGCTGTTTTTGATTGCAAGTTCTCACCAGATGGACAGCATTTTGCCTGCACAGACTCTCATGGACATCTGCTACTATTTGGTTTTGGATGCAATAAATATTATGAAAAG ATTCCAGATCAGATGTTCTTCCATACGGATTACCGACCACTGATCCGTGATGCAAATAACTATGTGTTGGATGAACAGACTCAACAGGCTCCACATCTTATGCCGCCTCCATTCTTGGTGGATGTTGATGGAAATCCTCATCCCACGAGATTCCAGCGGCTGGTACCAGGGAGGGAAAATTGCAAGGATGAACAACTTATTCCTCAGCTGGGATATGTAGCTAATG GTGATGGTGAAGTAGTTGAACAAGTCATCGGGCAGCAAACTAATGACCAGGATGAGAGTATCCTTGATGGAATGATCAGAGAGCTACAGAGGGAACAAGATCTGAGACTAATTAATGAAGGAGAAACTCTTCCAAACCCTCCACTCAATAGGTCCCACTCTGTTAATGGAG ctCTTCGAAGTCCAGGTTTGGATGTTACGTCTCCACCAAACGTTGGTCTCCGGAGAAGTGGTCAGATTGAGGGGGTCCGGCAAATGCATCACAATGCTCCCCGAAGTCAAATGGCCACGGAGAGAGATCTCATGGCATGGAGCAGGAGGGTAGTGGTGAATGAGCTTCCTCCAGGCATCAGCAA GGTCCAGGAAGAATGTCGAGCTGCCAAAGGtgaaattgaaattaatttatacactgttgaaaagaagagaaagccatCCCACACCTTACAACGG AACGATTACCAACCAGGAAGTGGAAGGTCTTTGAGAAGAAACCAACGCAAACGCCAGCATGCCTACCAAACACGCTCCACGATAGAACACAGTCAGCAAGGAGCGAGTCAAAATGCACGTGCCCGGGAAGAATCGGACAGCTCCTCGGAG GAAGATGAGACTGTTGGCACAAGTGATGCATCTATGGATGATCCTGTGGCAGCGTGGCAAAGTGAAAGCAGTTCCAG TGATTCATCAAGTGAATATTCTGACTGGACAGCAGATGCTGGAATTAATCTCCAGCCTCCAAAGAGACAAACCAGGCAGGCAGCTCGGAAAATCTGTAGTAGTTCTGAAGATGAAAATATGAAGGGAACAAAAGGACTGGAGCCAAAACGAAGGAAACTTAAACAGCCTAGAAAAAAG AAACCAAGTGGACTGCTTTCGATGGAAGGTGAACCCAGTGAAGAATGGCTTGCCCCACAGTGGATCTTGGATACTATACCCCGCCGCTCGCCCTTTGTCCCACAAATGGGAGATGAG atcatATACTTTAGGCAAGGCCATGAAGCTTATGTGCGGGCAGTAAGGAAAGCAAAAATTTACAGTATTAACATGCAAAAGCAACCATGGAACAAAATGGAACTCAGG GAACAAGAATTTGTGAAGACTGTAGGAATTAAATATGAAGTTGGGCCTCCTACGCTCTGCTGCTTGAAGCTTGCATTCCTAGATCCAATCACAGGCAAAATGACAGGGGAATCATTTTCCATAAA GTACCATGATATGCCAGATGTTATTGACTTCCTTGTGCTGCACCAGTTTTATAATGAAGCCAAAGAAAGGAACTGGCAAATAG GGGATAGATTTCGCAGTATAATAGATGACGCTTGGTGGTTTGGAACTGTGGAGAGTCAGCAGCCTTTCCAGGCAGAATATCCTGATAGTTCCTTCCAGTGCTACTGTGTTCA ctgggACAATAATGAAAGAGAGAGGATGAGTCCATGGGACATGGAACCAATTCCAGAAGGAA CTGCTTATCCGGAGGAGGTTGGTGCTGGAGTTCCTGTGACTCCGGACGAGCTGACAGCTCTTCTCTACAAACCCCAGGAAGGAGAGTGGGGGGCCCATTCCAGAGATGAAGAATGTGAACGAGTAATCCGGGGGATTGAGCAACTTCTTTCCCTTG ACATTTCTAATCCCTTTGCTGTTCCGGTGGACCTTAGTGCCTATCCCATGTATTGCACTGTTGTTGCTTATCCAACTGACCTCACCACGATCAGGAGGAGACTTGAAAACAGGTTTTATAG gagaatcTCTGCACTGATGTGGGAGGTACGATACATTGAACATAATGCCAGGACTTTCAATGAGCCAGACAGCCCTATagtcaaagcagccaaaattgTAACAGATGTCTTACTTCGCTTCATTGG GGATCAGAGTTGTACTGATATATTAGAAATATATAACAAAGTGAAAGCAGAAGACCTAAGCAGTACTGATGAAGAAGAGGAG GTGGCAGAAGTAGATGTAGATTCAGACGCTCCAGGAACTTCCTCTGGAAAAAGACGG GTAAGACGACGAATAAAAAGACAGCCCATGAAAGCAAGTCCTGATGCTTGGAAAGAGCAATGCAAGCAGTTATTAAACCTGATTTATGAAAGAGAGGACTCAGAGCCTTTTAGACAGCCAGTTGATCTCTTCTCCTATCCG GATTATCGAGATATTGTAGACACTCCTATGGACTTCAGCACTGTGAAAGAAACCTTGGAAGCAGGAAACTACACTAGTCCCTTGGAATTCTACAAAGATATTCGTTTAATATTCTGCAACTCTAAAGCTTACACTCCTAATAAAAAGTCTCGA ATTTACAGCATGACACTTCGACTATCTGCCTTATTTGAAAATCATATGAAAAATATAATCTCTGAGTACAAGTCAGCAATGCAATGTCAGAAGAGGAAAAGGCCACGGTACCGAAAACGGCTAAGAAGCAGTAGCAGTTCGCCATCAACTAGCAGAGCATCTAG CCCAAAAGGGAAACAGAAGCAAATGAAGATTCAACCTAAACCCAACCAGAATACCTCACTGCCTTTGACTAGGACTAGTTCTTCAGTTTCATCTCATG TTTCAGATACAGCAGAAGAACCTCTGGGTTCAGTCACTGGTGAAGAGATGGAAGGCCAGCCATCTTCCTCAGGCTCCAATGCACAGAACCGAAGTGGAAATACCATTGATCCAGGGAAAAGTAGACCGATCAGGAGTAAATCTACACCAGTGAAACAAG ATCACTCTCCTGATGGACCTCTTACGAATGGTGATGGCAGAGAACCTCGGACGGGAGTCAAGAGGAAGTTAATAAGTGCATCAGAAGAAGACGAGCATCTGGAGGAggcggaggaagaggaaaagaagaagagagaatcaAAGGAAAAATCTGGTTTATCTTCATCAGAAAGTGGGGAATCGGGATCCAGTTCAAGTTCTGAAAGCAGAAGCGGCTCTGATTCAGACTCTGAATCAACATCTAGAACAGATCAGGATTACATTGATGGAGACCATGACTACAGCAAAGTTGTGcaatccaaaaaacccaaaaggaaaatcaaaagaaaaatcaccGGTGGGAAACGGAAttggcagggcagagggacagggagaagaggtagatgggggaggtgggggagatgGAGTAGAGGGGGGAGAGGTGGTAGAGGCGGAAGAGGCTGTGGCAGGGGAAGAGGTGGtggcaggggaggaagaagaggccgAGGAGGCAGAGGAGCCTCGCGAGGAGCCACCAGAGCGAAACGTGCCCGAATTACAGATGATGAATTTGAAAATCTGTTTGGAGGACAATTTGGTGAAAACGTGTTTGGAGGGCGATTCAGTAGACCGCCTCGAATCAAAACAAGGAACGAGGGCAGGAGAACTGTCTTGTACAATGACGATTCTGATAATGACAATTTTGTGCACACCGAGGATCCTTTGAACCTTGGTACTTCCAGGTCAGGCAGGGTGcggaaaatgacagaaaaagccAGGGTCAGCCATCTCATGGGATGGAATTATTGA